Proteins co-encoded in one Pseudophryne corroboree isolate aPseCor3 chromosome 1, aPseCor3.hap2, whole genome shotgun sequence genomic window:
- the DNAJB5 gene encoding dnaJ homolog subfamily B member 5 isoform X2: protein MGKDYYKILGIPSGANEDEIKKAYRKMALKYHPDKNKDSNAEDKFKEIAEAYDVLSDPKKRVVYDQYGEEGLKTGGGSSGNTGSSFHYTFHGDPHATFASFFGGSNPFDLFFGSNRSRMSNGFDHEEMDIMDDEDDPFGNFGHFGFNGVNGFHRRHPDQLHNRKKVQDPPVVHELKVSLEEIYHGCTKRMKITRRRLNPDGRTVRTEDKILNVVIKKGWKEGTKITFPKEGDATFENIPADIVFLLKDKPHAHYKRDGSNIVYTAKITLKEALCGCTVNIPTIDGRVIPLPCSDVIKPGTVKRLRGEGLPYPKVPNQRADLIVEFQVRFPDRIPQPTRELLKQHLPCS, encoded by the exons ATGGGGAAGGATTACTACAAGATTTTGGGCATCCCTTCCGGGGCGAATGAGGATGAGATTAAGAAGGCCTATCGCAAGATGGCTCTCAAATACCACCCAGATAAGAACAAGGACTCCAACGCCGAGGACAAGTTCAAGGAGATTGCAGAAGCCTATGACGTCCTGAGCGACCCCAAGAAGCGAGTGGTGTACGACCAGTATGGAGAGGAAG GCCTGAAGACAGGAGGGGGATCATCTGGGAACACCGGCAGCTCTTTCCACTACACGTTCCACGGCGACCCTCACGCTACCTTTGCTTCTTTCTTTGGAGGTTCCAATCCTTTTGACCTCTTCTTTGGTTCAAACCGCTCCCGTATGTCCAATGGCTTTGACCACGAAGAGATGGACATTATGGATGACGAGGACGACCCCTTTGGCAACTTTGGGCATTTTGGTTTCAACGGCGTCAATGGATTCCACCGGCGGCACCCAGACCAGCTGCACAACCGGAAGAAAGTACAGGACCCACCTGTGGTCCATGAGCTGAAAGTGTCACTGGAGGAAATCTACCACGGCTGCACCAAGCGCATGAAGATCACGCGTCGGCGGCTGAACCCGGACGGCCGCACAGTGAGAACTGAGGACAAGATCCTCAATGTGGTGATCAAGAAAGGGTGGAAAGAGGGGACCAAGATCACCTTCCCCAAAGAGGGGGATGCCACGTTTGAAAATATCCCTGCAGATATAGTCTTTCTGCTGAAGGACAAGCCTCATGCACACTACAAGAGGGACGGGTCCAACATTGTGTATACGGCCAAGATCACACTGAAAGAG GCTCTGTGCGGTTGCACCGTTAACATTCCTACAATTGATGGACGAGTCATCCCGCTGCCCTGCAGTGACGTCATCAAGCCGGGCACCGTTAAGCGGCTGCGAGGAGAGGGATTGCCTTACCCGAAAGTCCCCAATCAACGGGCCGACTTAATAGTGGAGTTTCAAGTGCGCTTCCCTGACAGAATACCCCAACCCACCCGGGAACTCCTCAAACAGCACCTGCCCTGTTCTTAG
- the DNAJB5 gene encoding dnaJ homolog subfamily B member 5 isoform X1 translates to MFKCEHRQKVGNDFFIKSIGDGTQEKRRTTFFRVGITLGILSAHFGGARILDQKPQTLDMGKDYYKILGIPSGANEDEIKKAYRKMALKYHPDKNKDSNAEDKFKEIAEAYDVLSDPKKRVVYDQYGEEGLKTGGGSSGNTGSSFHYTFHGDPHATFASFFGGSNPFDLFFGSNRSRMSNGFDHEEMDIMDDEDDPFGNFGHFGFNGVNGFHRRHPDQLHNRKKVQDPPVVHELKVSLEEIYHGCTKRMKITRRRLNPDGRTVRTEDKILNVVIKKGWKEGTKITFPKEGDATFENIPADIVFLLKDKPHAHYKRDGSNIVYTAKITLKEALCGCTVNIPTIDGRVIPLPCSDVIKPGTVKRLRGEGLPYPKVPNQRADLIVEFQVRFPDRIPQPTRELLKQHLPCS, encoded by the exons ATGTTTAAGTGTGAACACAGGCAAAAAGTTGGCAACGATTTTTTTATCAAGTCTATCGGGGATGGCACACAAGAGAAGCGCAGGACCACGTTTTTTAGAGTGGGCATTACCTTGGGAATTCTGTCCGCTCATTTCGGGG GGGCGAGGATTCTTGATCAGAAGCCTCAAACGTTGGACATGGGGAAGGATTACTACAAGATTTTGGGCATCCCTTCCGGGGCGAATGAGGATGAGATTAAGAAGGCCTATCGCAAGATGGCTCTCAAATACCACCCAGATAAGAACAAGGACTCCAACGCCGAGGACAAGTTCAAGGAGATTGCAGAAGCCTATGACGTCCTGAGCGACCCCAAGAAGCGAGTGGTGTACGACCAGTATGGAGAGGAAG GCCTGAAGACAGGAGGGGGATCATCTGGGAACACCGGCAGCTCTTTCCACTACACGTTCCACGGCGACCCTCACGCTACCTTTGCTTCTTTCTTTGGAGGTTCCAATCCTTTTGACCTCTTCTTTGGTTCAAACCGCTCCCGTATGTCCAATGGCTTTGACCACGAAGAGATGGACATTATGGATGACGAGGACGACCCCTTTGGCAACTTTGGGCATTTTGGTTTCAACGGCGTCAATGGATTCCACCGGCGGCACCCAGACCAGCTGCACAACCGGAAGAAAGTACAGGACCCACCTGTGGTCCATGAGCTGAAAGTGTCACTGGAGGAAATCTACCACGGCTGCACCAAGCGCATGAAGATCACGCGTCGGCGGCTGAACCCGGACGGCCGCACAGTGAGAACTGAGGACAAGATCCTCAATGTGGTGATCAAGAAAGGGTGGAAAGAGGGGACCAAGATCACCTTCCCCAAAGAGGGGGATGCCACGTTTGAAAATATCCCTGCAGATATAGTCTTTCTGCTGAAGGACAAGCCTCATGCACACTACAAGAGGGACGGGTCCAACATTGTGTATACGGCCAAGATCACACTGAAAGAG GCTCTGTGCGGTTGCACCGTTAACATTCCTACAATTGATGGACGAGTCATCCCGCTGCCCTGCAGTGACGTCATCAAGCCGGGCACCGTTAAGCGGCTGCGAGGAGAGGGATTGCCTTACCCGAAAGTCCCCAATCAACGGGCCGACTTAATAGTGGAGTTTCAAGTGCGCTTCCCTGACAGAATACCCCAACCCACCCGGGAACTCCTCAAACAGCACCTGCCCTGTTCTTAG